In Companilactobacillus allii, one genomic interval encodes:
- a CDS encoding SLC45 family MFS transporter, with translation MSVKVEKNEKSFGFDNSLPTLPMKTIFAMTFGCIGVNMAFTLQGSQMSRITQTIGVNPNNLGWFFLLPPLLGMFVQPLLGKYSDITWTKWGRRIPYLLVGAPITVIVMIMLPFTGSLGFGYGSMTALIYAAVAIALMDLFSNVCLAPYKMLAGDMVNEGQKNIAWSWQQIFSYAGGILAALLPFILTKFGVSNTAPKGQVPLTVIWAYLVGAAMLLITSLITIFNVKEYDPETYAKYHKIDVKKQKVTPSLWKLLKKAPRSFWELSVVQLFSWIGIMYTWTYATGAMANNIWHTSDPVSAGFQAAGNWYGVMTAFYSVAALLWGLYYAKTKETKRKFWYSFGLFADAISIVIVATTGNQWVALFAFALYGIGNFTINTLPFAMLTTSLDGQNNGSYLGLFNIAVCLPQIIGSLASFIIFPMVGNSQSMMMIIGFVAMVIGGFSVAIVHEGK, from the coding sequence ATGTCGGTAAAAGTAGAAAAGAATGAAAAATCATTTGGATTCGATAATTCATTGCCAACATTACCAATGAAAACAATTTTTGCTATGACCTTTGGATGTATAGGTGTAAATATGGCATTTACATTGCAGGGATCACAAATGAGTAGAATTACCCAAACAATTGGTGTAAATCCAAATAATCTTGGATGGTTCTTCTTATTACCTCCATTATTGGGAATGTTTGTTCAGCCATTGTTAGGTAAATATTCAGACATCACTTGGACTAAATGGGGAAGAAGAATTCCTTATCTATTAGTTGGTGCTCCGATAACAGTTATTGTAATGATCATGTTGCCATTTACTGGTTCGTTAGGGTTTGGATATGGGTCTATGACGGCTCTGATATATGCAGCCGTTGCTATTGCATTAATGGATTTATTTAGTAATGTTTGTTTAGCTCCATACAAGATGCTTGCCGGTGACATGGTTAATGAAGGTCAGAAAAATATTGCTTGGTCTTGGCAACAAATTTTTTCATATGCTGGAGGAATTTTAGCGGCATTATTACCATTTATTCTTACTAAATTTGGTGTATCGAACACTGCTCCTAAAGGACAGGTACCATTAACAGTAATATGGGCATATTTAGTTGGTGCAGCGATGCTCCTAATTACAAGTTTAATCACTATTTTTAATGTTAAAGAATATGATCCTGAGACATATGCTAAGTACCATAAAATAGATGTAAAGAAACAAAAGGTTACACCAAGTTTATGGAAATTACTTAAAAAGGCTCCAAGATCTTTCTGGGAATTATCAGTAGTCCAATTATTTAGTTGGATTGGAATTATGTATACATGGACATATGCAACAGGTGCTATGGCCAATAATATTTGGCACACAAGTGATCCTGTATCTGCAGGTTTCCAAGCTGCAGGTAATTGGTACGGGGTTATGACTGCATTTTACAGTGTTGCTGCTCTACTTTGGGGATTGTATTATGCCAAAACTAAGGAAACAAAACGTAAGTTCTGGTATTCATTTGGTTTGTTTGCAGATGCAATCAGTATTGTTATTGTTGCTACTACAGGAAATCAATGGGTAGCACTCTTCGCATTTGCATTATATGGGATTGGAAACTTTACGATCAACACACTTCCATTTGCAATGTTGACAACATCATTGGATGGACAAAACAATGGATCATATTTAGGACTATTTAATATAGCTGTTTGTTTACCACAGATTATTGGATCATTGGCCAGCTTTATTATTTTCCCAATGGTTGGAAATAGTCAAAGTATGATGATGATTATTGGATTTGTTGCTATGGTCATTGGTGGATTTTCAGTCGCCATTGTTCATGAAGGTAAATAA
- a CDS encoding alpha-glucosidase, producing MKNWWKNSVVYQVYPASYQDSNGDGIGDLPGITKRLDYIKKLGVDIVWLSPIYKSPQIDNGYDIADYRAINPDFGNMEDFDELLNKAHKLGLKIMMDLVVNHTSDEHKWFQESRKGKDNPYRDYYIWRDGKDDKAPNNWGSFFTGPAWKYDDQTGQYYMHLFAPQQPDLNWENPNVRHSVYDMMNWWADKGIDGFRMDVINYISKPNGLPDAKKASDELYANPEPLVANGHRIHEFLQEMNKNVMSNHNMVTVGEAPAVTTEEAKKYSNLSGKELNMVFQFEHMGLDGNKNPALGHWSDRKATLTDLRANLTKWQTALAGEAWNSLYWNNHDQPRVVSRYGNDSTEEYRVLSAKMLATILHFQQGTPFIFEGEEIGMTNANFKSLDDYVDLDSINSYHQIVDEQHLLDGPTMLKYLGIHSRDNARTPMQWDDTENAGFSTGKTWEHLNHNYKQINVKKDLANHDSIFYYYQKLIKLRHEMPIITDGIYALVDGNDKDPDVYAYTRKSQDGTLLIIANYTDKELQREYDIPDNAKEIISNYSNDQGDKIRPYEAKVYQF from the coding sequence TTGAAAAATTGGTGGAAGAATTCAGTAGTTTATCAGGTTTATCCAGCTAGCTATCAAGACAGTAATGGTGATGGAATTGGTGATTTACCAGGTATTACGAAACGATTAGATTATATTAAGAAGCTAGGAGTCGATATTGTTTGGCTAAGTCCAATTTATAAATCACCACAAATTGATAATGGATATGATATTGCTGATTATCGTGCCATTAATCCTGATTTTGGTAATATGGAAGACTTTGATGAGTTACTCAACAAAGCACATAAATTAGGATTGAAAATAATGATGGATCTTGTTGTTAACCATACCTCTGATGAACATAAATGGTTTCAAGAATCACGTAAAGGTAAGGATAATCCATATCGCGATTATTACATTTGGCGTGATGGAAAAGATGATAAGGCACCAAATAATTGGGGTTCATTCTTTACTGGTCCAGCGTGGAAATATGATGATCAAACTGGTCAGTATTATATGCATCTATTTGCACCACAACAGCCGGATTTAAATTGGGAAAATCCCAATGTACGCCATTCAGTATATGACATGATGAATTGGTGGGCTGATAAAGGGATTGATGGTTTCCGTATGGATGTAATCAATTATATTTCTAAGCCAAATGGATTGCCTGATGCCAAGAAAGCATCCGATGAACTTTATGCCAATCCTGAACCACTAGTTGCAAACGGTCATCGTATCCATGAATTTTTACAAGAAATGAATAAGAACGTAATGAGTAATCACAATATGGTAACAGTGGGTGAAGCTCCAGCAGTTACGACTGAGGAAGCTAAAAAATATTCCAATTTGAGCGGTAAAGAATTAAATATGGTATTCCAGTTTGAGCATATGGGGTTAGATGGTAATAAAAATCCAGCCTTAGGTCACTGGTCAGATAGAAAAGCCACATTAACTGATTTACGTGCCAATTTAACTAAATGGCAAACTGCACTGGCAGGGGAAGCTTGGAATTCATTATATTGGAATAATCATGATCAACCTCGTGTTGTATCAAGGTATGGAAATGATTCAACTGAGGAATACCGTGTTTTGAGTGCAAAAATGTTAGCCACTATCTTACATTTCCAGCAAGGAACACCTTTCATATTTGAGGGTGAGGAAATTGGTATGACAAATGCAAACTTCAAGAGCTTGGATGATTATGTCGATCTTGATTCTATTAATTCTTACCATCAAATTGTTGATGAACAACATTTACTTGATGGACCAACAATGTTGAAATACTTAGGAATTCATAGTAGAGATAATGCCAGAACTCCAATGCAATGGGATGATACTGAAAATGCTGGATTCTCAACAGGTAAAACATGGGAGCATTTGAATCATAATTATAAGCAGATAAATGTTAAAAAGGATTTGGCTAATCATGATTCAATCTTTTATTATTATCAAAAATTAATTAAGCTTCGTCATGAAATGCCTATTATTACAGATGGTATTTATGCATTAGTGGATGGAAATGATAAAGATCCAGATGTATATGCATATACACGTAAGAGTCAAGATGGCACATTACTTATTATTGCTAATTACACTGATAAAGAATTACAACGTGAATATGACATTCCAGATAATGCCAAAGAAATAATCTCCAATTATTCAAATGATCAAGGTGATAAAATACGTCCTTATGAAGCTAAGGTGTATCAATTTTAA
- the dcm gene encoding DNA (cytosine-5-)-methyltransferase codes for MKDIRVAELFAGVGGFRLGLENSSDRFRVVWADQYEPERKIQAAYEVYKKRFGNKEIVNEDISQVKKSEIPDFDLLVGGFPCQDYSVVQAVSHSMGMQGKKGVLWWDIIGTIDEKKPRFVFLENVDRLLTSPGVKSNNPGRDFGMILRTLSDRGYGVFWKVVNAADYGFPQRRRRTFIFAFHKSTNYFNDIKNEFNVKVPADMLNHSGPFNVNLPNEKIESVQDVSLNSDKLNKLSDFSKNFSIKGGFKKIGFMMDNHAYFSNYVAKTRNSITIRDIIDTDVNDESLYLSDKSINRMMKLRDKSSVFKKTKDGHRYPYAMGKVQYPDSIDKPARTMVTSEHSINRMSHVIVDPQNNRQRFLTPEEAEKINTFPSGWTDIDGITKSARYFLMGNALVVNLVTEIGTEINNILDKEPEKAKKISFNLSSNNKLLKKKL; via the coding sequence ATGAAAGATATTCGTGTGGCAGAACTCTTTGCAGGGGTCGGTGGATTTAGATTGGGATTAGAGAATAGTTCTGATAGATTCCGTGTTGTTTGGGCTGATCAGTATGAGCCGGAACGAAAGATACAGGCTGCATATGAGGTTTATAAAAAAAGATTTGGTAATAAGGAAATTGTTAATGAAGATATTTCCCAAGTCAAAAAGTCGGAAATACCTGATTTTGATTTATTGGTAGGTGGATTTCCATGCCAGGATTATTCAGTGGTTCAAGCCGTATCACATTCCATGGGCATGCAAGGTAAAAAAGGTGTACTTTGGTGGGATATTATAGGAACAATAGATGAAAAAAAGCCGAGATTCGTTTTCCTTGAAAATGTTGATAGACTATTGACATCACCTGGTGTAAAAAGTAACAATCCAGGAAGGGATTTTGGTATGATACTAAGAACACTTTCAGATAGAGGATATGGGGTATTCTGGAAAGTAGTCAATGCTGCTGATTATGGATTTCCTCAAAGAAGAAGAAGAACCTTTATTTTCGCGTTCCATAAAAGTACTAATTATTTCAATGATATTAAAAATGAATTTAACGTAAAAGTTCCTGCTGATATGTTAAACCATTCGGGCCCATTTAACGTTAATTTACCAAATGAAAAAATTGAATCTGTTCAGGACGTGTCGTTAAACAGCGATAAACTAAATAAGTTATCGGATTTTTCTAAAAACTTTAGTATAAAGGGTGGATTTAAGAAAATTGGTTTTATGATGGATAATCATGCATATTTTTCTAACTACGTTGCGAAAACAAGAAACTCAATAACAATTAGGGATATAATTGATACTGATGTTAATGATGAATCTCTGTATCTATCTGATAAATCTATTAATAGAATGATGAAGCTTAGAGATAAATCATCTGTTTTTAAGAAAACTAAGGATGGTCATAGATATCCTTATGCAATGGGGAAGGTTCAGTATCCTGATAGCATAGACAAACCTGCTAGGACAATGGTTACATCTGAACATAGCATTAATAGAATGTCACATGTAATTGTTGATCCACAGAATAATAGACAGAGATTTTTGACACCAGAGGAAGCCGAAAAAATCAACACTTTTCCATCAGGTTGGACAGATATTGATGGAATAACTAAATCAGCAAGATATTTTCTTATGGGTAATGCTCTGGTAGTGAATTTGGTTACTGAAATTGGTACAGAAATAAATAATATTCTTGATAAGGAACCAGAGAAAGCAAAAAAAATTTCTTTTAATTTGTCGTCTAACAATAAATTGTTAAAAAAGAAATTATAA
- a CDS encoding SNF2-related protein, whose product MKDSIKGSYTTSLDNLAEELYVPLLSGAKYYQRVSAYFSIKALSLYSIGLDRLAANGGQVQFILSKDISESDFDEMKKGYKYRDVLNKVSYIEKKKLKLNESLKSNLGDLAYMIANNQANIKIAFLRNHKGIFHDKFGLITDENDATVFFTGSANESIGGLRDNYESLSVDTSWDSGENGRQRILQNKERFSKLWNGVEREIITIRIDSLIYQNIKQYKNFAHSGVKEMNSKLMSSDEVTDSDKDIFKLEFIDNSDRIIFKDLTKDNISQRDRRLRMEGNLGEYCDDKSYVLKSDLVYQDIQTVIDLINERLKRLNKRNNRIIQFVIDPRIIDMISKEKYSIKAYKTQGMVLKDTTDSRYDDEFIHFSNIVQSEVVRKFKSLHLKAAFYEYMMQRAANFSVPGSGKTAMILGVFAYLNRDKIQSEEKINRILVISPINAFQSWKREFKSVFGNHSEKKRLVCIDTQDLNFDGDIRRNWNKSNLVLVNYESLEKYMDQLKDLINSDTMLVFDEVHRIKNPIGKRALQALELSKNAKSKFVLTGTPLPNSYIDIYNFLHILYGNEYESFFGWSTSDLKKPNYFEVQDINKKIAPFFWRTNKTQLQVPPADPDIFLVKKPSLNQSELAESIWSNEKSSLAIFIRLIQVSTNPELLKNKIDYSNMGFDNDIDMISKEDFYQEIDVPSKKEKLVKTYSDFDLSNIDSPKFDAGIELVKKLVMENKKILIWGIFVGTLEKINNQLKEIGIKSYIVYGATKHEDRKGLIDEFLDVNSEVNVLISNPQTLGESVSLHKSVHDAVYFEYNFNLTFMLQSRDRIHRLGLPPNQHTRYYYLQTKNESNSLGFIDGQIYNKLKEKEARMEESIDGDVLKPEISDDYLNTVRDLINSERKRMKL is encoded by the coding sequence GTGAAAGATAGTATTAAAGGATCTTACACAACATCATTAGATAATTTAGCAGAGGAACTTTATGTTCCTCTACTTAGTGGAGCAAAATATTATCAAAGAGTGTCCGCATATTTTTCGATTAAGGCTCTTAGTTTATATTCGATAGGTCTTGATAGATTAGCGGCTAATGGCGGTCAAGTTCAGTTTATACTATCAAAAGATATTTCAGAATCTGATTTCGACGAGATGAAAAAAGGCTATAAATATCGAGACGTTTTAAATAAAGTGTCATATATTGAAAAGAAAAAATTAAAATTAAATGAAAGTTTGAAATCAAATCTAGGCGATTTGGCTTATATGATTGCAAACAATCAGGCTAATATAAAAATTGCTTTTTTAAGGAATCATAAGGGAATTTTTCATGATAAGTTTGGTCTTATAACTGATGAAAATGATGCAACTGTTTTTTTTACTGGTTCAGCGAATGAATCAATAGGTGGACTAAGGGACAATTATGAGAGTCTTTCCGTTGATACATCCTGGGATTCTGGGGAAAATGGTAGACAACGTATTCTACAGAATAAAGAGCGTTTTTCAAAATTATGGAATGGTGTAGAACGAGAGATAATTACCATACGTATTGATTCTTTAATATATCAGAATATAAAACAATACAAGAATTTTGCACATTCAGGAGTGAAAGAAATGAATAGTAAACTTATGTCTTCTGATGAAGTCACGGATTCTGATAAAGATATCTTTAAACTAGAATTCATAGATAATAGTGACAGAATTATTTTTAAGGATTTGACAAAAGATAATATTTCACAAAGGGATAGACGTCTTCGTATGGAAGGAAACCTTGGAGAATACTGTGACGATAAATCATATGTCCTTAAATCTGATTTGGTTTATCAAGACATTCAAACTGTTATTGATTTAATAAATGAGAGATTAAAAAGATTGAATAAAAGAAATAATCGGATAATACAATTCGTTATTGATCCTAGAATTATTGATATGATTAGTAAAGAAAAATATTCTATCAAGGCATATAAAACCCAAGGAATGGTGCTGAAAGACACTACCGACTCAAGATATGATGATGAATTTATACATTTTTCTAATATTGTACAGTCTGAAGTTGTAAGAAAGTTTAAATCTCTTCATTTGAAAGCCGCATTTTATGAATATATGATGCAAAGAGCAGCAAATTTTTCCGTCCCTGGTTCAGGTAAAACAGCAATGATTTTGGGTGTATTTGCTTATTTAAATAGGGATAAAATACAATCTGAAGAAAAAATAAATAGAATTTTAGTTATTTCTCCAATTAACGCATTTCAGTCATGGAAGCGAGAATTCAAAAGTGTTTTTGGAAATCATTCTGAAAAAAAGCGATTAGTATGTATAGATACACAAGATTTGAATTTTGATGGTGACATTAGAAGAAATTGGAACAAATCTAATTTAGTGTTGGTTAACTATGAATCTTTAGAAAAATATATGGATCAATTAAAGGACTTGATTAATTCAGATACAATGCTTGTGTTTGATGAAGTTCATAGAATAAAAAACCCAATTGGTAAGAGAGCGTTGCAAGCATTGGAACTGTCGAAGAATGCAAAATCTAAATTTGTATTGACAGGAACACCACTACCCAATAGTTATATTGATATATATAATTTTCTACATATATTGTATGGTAATGAATATGAATCTTTTTTTGGATGGTCTACAAGTGATTTGAAAAAGCCCAATTATTTTGAAGTGCAGGACATAAATAAAAAAATTGCACCATTCTTTTGGAGAACAAATAAGACACAATTACAAGTTCCTCCGGCTGATCCGGATATTTTTCTGGTAAAAAAGCCGTCTCTAAATCAATCAGAATTAGCGGAATCTATATGGTCAAATGAAAAATCATCTTTAGCTATTTTTATTAGATTGATTCAGGTATCAACAAATCCGGAGTTGTTGAAGAATAAAATAGATTATTCTAATATGGGTTTTGATAATGATATAGATATGATTAGTAAAGAAGATTTTTATCAAGAAATAGATGTTCCTAGTAAGAAGGAAAAATTAGTAAAAACGTACTCTGACTTTGATTTAAGTAATATTGATTCTCCAAAATTTGATGCTGGTATTGAATTAGTAAAAAAATTGGTTATGGAAAACAAAAAGATCTTGATTTGGGGTATCTTTGTAGGTACACTAGAAAAGATAAATAATCAGTTGAAAGAAATTGGTATAAAATCTTATATTGTATATGGGGCAACTAAGCATGAAGATAGAAAGGGATTAATTGATGAATTTTTGGACGTAAATTCTGAAGTTAATGTTTTGATTTCTAATCCACAAACTTTAGGTGAATCAGTATCGTTGCATAAAAGTGTTCATGATGCTGTGTATTTTGAATATAATTTTAATCTTACATTCATGTTACAATCACGTGATAGAATTCATAGGTTAGGCCTCCCACCCAACCAGCATACCCGATATTATTATTTACAAACAAAAAATGAATCTAATAGTTTAGGATTTATTGATGGCCAAATATATAATAAATTGAAAGAAAAAGAGGCCAGAATGGAGGAGTCCATTGATGGCGATGTTCTAAAACCAGAAATTTCTGATGATTATTTGAATACTGTGAGAGATTTAATTAATTCAGAACGTAAAAGGATGAAACTATAG
- a CDS encoding ParB/Srx family N-terminal domain-containing protein — MISLNELINKNEVVKTNAVKKLSISGVDKTNFDVYRIPLKYLYYNNQNGRINTAYKRFIVKRGIDDFAPATDNQDPEYNQILENLIYNSNKESMRLTMDSIDEKGQQEPGVVLNDGRVIDGNRRYTALRKIESRKEISQYFEAVILPLDMSTDIDKKNIKLLEVDLQFGREEKIDYDPIDRVFDVYDAVKVQKIVTAKEYAAKKGNKNVRTVNTDIEEAKLIIEYLQFVNAPENAYYLAKDMKLDGPMHEISRALRKYKGKDKSSVREVIFAVLSSLYSKGGDITRDIRKILENIIDTPQKSKYLNQTQDFVDDIYDAYHNEKSNVIENAEDVSTKIVEDKNAGDSAEQLLIYSNQLVRRGKSDEGRKKALNNIRSALNDVTDVSNEDIKALNADEYKDAIDVLNKLYHIVGNLKEIKYYD; from the coding sequence ATGATTTCTTTGAATGAACTTATTAATAAAAATGAAGTTGTGAAAACTAATGCAGTAAAAAAATTGAGTATTTCAGGAGTTGACAAAACTAATTTTGATGTTTATAGAATACCTCTTAAGTATTTATATTATAACAATCAAAATGGTCGAATAAATACGGCGTATAAGCGTTTTATCGTAAAGCGTGGGATAGATGATTTTGCGCCTGCCACAGACAACCAAGACCCGGAATATAATCAAATACTTGAAAATCTTATATATAACTCTAATAAAGAATCAATGCGCTTGACTATGGACTCAATAGATGAAAAAGGTCAGCAAGAACCAGGAGTTGTATTGAATGATGGGCGAGTGATTGATGGAAATAGGCGTTACACGGCACTTCGTAAAATCGAAAGTCGCAAGGAGATTTCACAATATTTTGAAGCAGTTATACTTCCACTTGACATGTCCACTGATATTGATAAAAAGAATATTAAGTTATTGGAAGTAGATTTACAGTTTGGTAGAGAAGAAAAAATTGATTATGATCCTATTGACAGAGTTTTTGATGTTTATGATGCGGTTAAAGTTCAAAAGATAGTTACAGCTAAAGAATATGCAGCTAAAAAAGGAAATAAAAATGTACGAACTGTGAATACTGATATTGAAGAAGCAAAATTAATAATTGAGTATTTGCAGTTTGTTAACGCTCCTGAAAATGCATATTATTTAGCGAAAGATATGAAATTGGATGGACCAATGCATGAAATTTCTAGAGCACTACGAAAATACAAAGGTAAAGACAAATCAAGTGTTAGAGAGGTAATATTTGCAGTTTTGAGTTCTTTATATTCAAAAGGTGGAGATATTACTAGAGATATTCGTAAAATTCTGGAGAATATTATAGATACCCCTCAGAAATCTAAATACTTGAACCAAACTCAAGATTTTGTTGATGATATATATGATGCGTATCATAACGAAAAGAGCAATGTGATTGAGAATGCTGAAGATGTATCCACTAAAATAGTTGAAGATAAGAATGCAGGTGATTCAGCAGAACAATTATTGATATATTCAAATCAGTTAGTACGTCGTGGAAAAAGTGATGAAGGTAGAAAAAAGGCACTAAATAACATAAGAAGTGCCTTGAATGATGTTACTGACGTCAGTAATGAAGATATAAAAGCTTTAAATGCCGATGAATATAAAGATGCGATTGATGTTCTAAATAAACTTTATCATATTGTCGGGAATCTCAAGGAAATTAAATACTATGATTAG
- a CDS encoding SDR family oxidoreductase, translating into MTKVLILGANGKIARRATQIYLDSTNNSLRLYLRRPERLRDIDNKLVEIVGGDTTDEKTLVESMKDVDVVYANLAGGNIEQQAKAVVEAMHATGVKRLIWISTLGIYDEVPGKFGEWNNSTLGSYITTYAAAAKVVEDSDLEYTIIRPAWLTDKDEVDYETTQKDETFKGTEVSRKSIAQLVVDITQAPDKFNRESVGVDKPGTDGDKPAWY; encoded by the coding sequence ATGACAAAAGTATTAATACTTGGTGCTAATGGTAAGATTGCTCGCCGAGCAACACAAATATATTTGGATTCAACTAATAATAGTTTGAGATTGTACTTGAGACGTCCCGAAAGATTACGTGATATTGATAATAAATTGGTTGAAATCGTTGGTGGAGATACTACTGATGAAAAGACATTGGTTGAATCAATGAAAGACGTTGATGTTGTCTATGCTAACCTTGCTGGTGGAAATATTGAGCAGCAAGCTAAGGCAGTTGTCGAAGCCATGCACGCTACAGGTGTGAAACGCTTAATCTGGATTTCAACACTTGGAATTTATGACGAAGTTCCCGGCAAGTTTGGTGAGTGGAATAACAGTACACTTGGTAGCTACATTACTACTTATGCAGCCGCTGCCAAAGTTGTCGAAGATTCAGATTTGGAATATACAATTATTCGTCCAGCTTGGTTGACTGATAAAGACGAAGTTGATTATGAGACTACACAAAAAGATGAAACCTTCAAGGGTACTGAGGTTTCACGTAAGTCGATTGCCCAATTGGTTGTTGATATTACACAAGCACCTGATAAGTTTAACCGCGAGTCTGTTGGTGTTGATAAACCTGGTACTGATGGGGATAAACCTGCTTGGTATTAG
- a CDS encoding ABC transporter substrate-binding protein, producing MGHRVSLPTHPKRVVGSYLEDYLVALGIKPVVQWSVKNGSGTQEYLKKDLKNVPLIDYTLPYEAVTKAKPDLILMGTNSAVENGKYAQYKKIAPTYVVKNGENVSWRVQFLDVAKAVNKSDKAKSVLKKYDKKVKKTRVNLKQKASGKSAAVLWVTNNSAFIVSDKSASGALLYGDLKLKEPALVKEVSKKATADWSSVSLEKLAKLDADYIFLVNSDKDASLFKNSLWKNIPAVKNGNLFQYGDDSSWQYKGPIAYGQMIDQVQSDILK from the coding sequence ATGGGACATAGAGTGTCCCTTCCAACTCATCCCAAAAGGGTAGTTGGTAGTTATTTGGAGGATTACTTGGTGGCATTAGGTATTAAACCAGTCGTACAGTGGTCAGTAAAGAATGGTTCTGGAACCCAGGAATATTTGAAGAAGGATTTGAAAAATGTTCCTTTGATCGACTACACTTTGCCATATGAGGCTGTGACTAAAGCAAAGCCAGACTTGATATTAATGGGAACTAATAGTGCAGTGGAAAATGGCAAATATGCACAATACAAAAAAATCGCCCCAACTTATGTCGTTAAAAATGGAGAAAATGTAAGTTGGCGTGTTCAATTCTTGGATGTGGCAAAAGCAGTTAATAAGTCCGATAAAGCTAAGTCAGTCTTGAAAAAGTATGATAAAAAAGTTAAGAAGACTCGTGTAAATCTTAAGCAAAAGGCCTCTGGAAAATCAGCCGCTGTATTGTGGGTAACTAATAATTCGGCATTTATAGTTAGTGACAAGTCAGCCAGTGGGGCATTATTGTATGGTGATCTTAAGCTGAAGGAACCAGCTTTAGTTAAGGAAGTTTCTAAAAAAGCTACAGCTGATTGGTCGTCAGTTTCACTGGAGAAGTTAGCCAAGTTAGATGCTGATTATATCTTCTTAGTTAATAGTGATAAGGATGCTAGTTTGTTTAAGAATTCCTTGTGGAAGAATATTCCCGCTGTTAAAAATGGTAACTTGTTTCAGTATGGTGACGACTCTAGTTGGCAATATAAAGGACCTATCGCCTACGGTCAGATGATCGATCAAGTTCAGAGTGATATTTTGAAGTAA
- a CDS encoding ABC transporter ATP-binding protein, which yields MNIIETKNVCVSYEKKLTIHDLSIQIPKGQITTLIGPNGSGKSTLIRTIAHLLQPCDGAVFLDSKDICNQKTSNIAKELAVLPQSSSTVNDLTVKDLVTFGRIPYRKHFAPLSKVDHEKIDWAMEKASLQDLQNRNLSTLSGGQRQRAFIAMAIAQDTDTIILDEPTTYLDLTHQLDVMLLIKDLNEKEHRTIIMALHDLNHAARFSDQLIAIKDGTLQTSGPVQKVITRDNLRSIFNIDAKIIEDDNKPMILTYNRWKNGVAI from the coding sequence ATGAATATAATTGAAACTAAAAATGTCTGTGTAAGCTACGAAAAGAAGCTGACTATTCATGACCTGTCTATCCAAATTCCAAAGGGTCAAATAACTACTTTAATCGGGCCAAATGGTTCTGGAAAGTCTACCTTGATCAGAACGATAGCTCACTTACTACAACCATGTGACGGTGCTGTATTTCTAGACAGCAAAGATATCTGCAATCAAAAAACCAGTAATATCGCCAAGGAACTGGCAGTTCTTCCACAATCAAGTAGTACTGTAAATGATCTAACAGTCAAAGATCTAGTAACCTTTGGCCGTATTCCATATCGTAAACACTTTGCACCACTATCAAAAGTCGATCATGAAAAAATCGACTGGGCCATGGAAAAAGCATCATTACAAGACTTACAGAACAGAAATCTCAGTACCCTTTCTGGTGGTCAAAGACAACGTGCCTTTATTGCTATGGCAATTGCTCAAGATACCGATACGATCATACTTGATGAACCAACAACTTATCTAGACTTGACGCATCAATTAGATGTTATGCTCTTGATCAAAGATCTCAACGAAAAAGAACATCGTACCATCATCATGGCGTTACACGACCTCAATCATGCCGCTAGATTCTCTGACCAATTGATTGCTATTAAAGATGGTACGCTTCAAACAAGTGGTCCGGTTCAAAAAGTCATTACTCGTGACAATCTTCGGAGTATCTTTAATATTGATGCCAAGATCATTGAAGACGACAACAAACCAATGATCCTCACCTATAATCGTTGGAAAAACGGTGTTGCTATATGA